The region TCGACTTGATGGTGGGTGTTTTTCTGCAGCCATGGCACGAGCCACAGGAAGGTAGGCTGGGGTCAACAACATCTTTTCTTCTCCACATGCAGAATACGCTGACATTTAGGGCACGAATGGTAGGCGTCTTTGAAGAATTTAAGGAAGAATGGGAGCAAGCAGCAGCCAATAATCAGTCTGAAATTACAAAAGAAAATTCACAGGTCCTTAATTGCAGATTATTTAGTGAGTTTAAGTTGCCAGTGAAATGCCCTAAAAAGAATGATTTCATATATCAAATATACTAAAATCTATTATAATAGTTGAAATAATagccattaataataaaaataataataataccaccaacaataataataataataatatattgtacAGTTGTAATTTAATAGTTTCTTTGTAATGTACTGAAATaagctgtaaaatgtttttaatcatgtttttttttaaatctgtgttTCTTCATAATTTTCATATGAAATAACATGCCTGACCTGCACCACCATTAAACTGTGTAGTAATGATACACATATTTAGAAAATTAAAACTACAGCTGacccaaacatttaaaatgtgcaaTCCAAGACAATAAATCATACAAATAGTTTAGGTGTTTAATACTTGTACATGCCACTGTATTAGGCAGACTATGACTGATGAAATTAGAGACCTACCCGCATAAGATAAAGAGAATGCACATAAGCCAGGCATAGGCCCCCACTTTGTAGGTGACTTGGGTGAGCACCTGCTCTCGACAGTTAGTACAGGTGACCATGCCTGGAGACCGACCCAGCTCCGAGTCATAGCTTACAAATCTGTTTTTGTCAGCTGCTGAGGACTGAACTGAAAGAGAATGGGAAAAAACAGGTTCAATTATGtatgaattattattacattgtacaaaaatgaatgttaagtgtgtataattTCATGTGTTTATTTGACTAAGAAACAAAATActttataataatgtatttacactagcaaaaaaaaacaaaaaaaacaccagccatcaaaacaaacagaaaaacacatCAATACTGGTCCTCTTTTATGATGATTTTAATTTTTGAGATTCATTAAACCACAAACGCATTACTGAGTTTAGGCACTGAGGATAAATAACAATGTCTGGCATGTAATAAGTGGTTTCAGTacaagtcagggctctgtgcaggccttcCCCAGGTGCACACACTGCTAAGATGCCAAGCACAAACATTACACTCATTCTCATCAGAAGACAAACTCAGAAATGTAGAGATCTGTTGAAGTGCAAGAATATTCATTCCAGAGAACATGTTTCTACTCTTCCATGGTCCAACGGCAGTGTATTTTACGTCACTCTAGCTGATGCTTGGCACTGTGCAAGGTGATTATAGGCTTGGTTATGGCTGGTTTGTCAAGGAAACCTAATCCATTAACTTTTTAATACTTATCTCTTGTGCTGAAACTTGTGTGGCCCATCACTAGTGCCTGACCTTTGTTGCTCCATAATGTTTTTACGTATTACTGATGAACATTACTTAAAATTGCCTAGAGCAGCTCTTCAGCTCTcctataatttattaataattggaagtgtccacatacttttggctatgtaaACTTTGCATGTAGGTGTAAAAACAATCTTATATATACTACATGATGACCACACCTGTTGTAGACTGGGTTGGTTGTACTCGGTAGTCTTGAATGGTGCTTGCTGTCGGGCTGAAGGGGGTGTGTACCTTGTAGACCTTCACACCATCCCCTGCGCCATCCACTGTGAATTACAAAATAACGTTAAATAATGAAATTCTCATTTTAGTTATTACCAGCATTGTGGTTTCTCTAGTAGTTCTGAATAAAATTGTACAATGAagttttt is a window of Trichomycterus rosablanca isolate fTriRos1 chromosome 22, fTriRos1.hap1, whole genome shotgun sequence DNA encoding:
- the si:ch211-157c3.4 gene encoding lipopolysaccharide-induced tumor necrosis factor-alpha factor homolog-like, translated to MSSVQKNPPPYIIPMDGAGDGVKVYKVHTPFSPTASTIQDYRVQPTQSTTVQSSAADKNRFVSYDSELGRSPGMVTCTNCREQVLTQVTYKVGAYAWLMCILFILCGLIIGCCLLPFFLKFFKDAYHSCPKCQRILHVEKKRCC